The Gemmatimonadaceae bacterium region AGTCGATCGGCCGCGCGGCGAGCCCACCGAGCTGACTTCCGTCGTCGACGAAAACGCGGCACCGCCGATCGGCCGGCGCGTTGAACGGAATCTCGACTTCGATCCTGCCCGTCGTTCCATAGACGAGCATCTTCTGATACGGAACGAGCTGCCCGGCGCAGGCGAACGTCGCCTGCCCGTTGGGAAACCGCAGCAGCGCCGACGCGAGCCGGTCGACCTTCATGTCCGGATCGCGCTCGATCTGTCCCACCACTTCCACCGGCTCGGCGCCGAAGAGCCAGCGCGACATCGTGATGGGATAGCAGCCGATGTCCAGCAACGCGCCGCCGCCGTACTCCACGCGGCTCCGCACGTCGGCCGGGTCGCGCCGAAAGTAGCTGAAATGTCCGCTCACGAGACGCAGCTCGCCGATAGTCCCCGACTCGACCAACCGCTTCGCCTCGAGCCACTGCGGATGGCCGCGCACCATGAACGCCTCGGCGATCACAACCCCGGTTCGATCGCGGGCCGCGCGCAGCGCGCACGCTTCGTCGGCCGACATCGCGATCGGCTTTTCGCAGAGGACATGCTTGCCAGCGTCCGCCGCGCGAATGGACCAGGCCACGTGCAAATGGTTCGGCAGCGGGTTGTAGATGGCGTCGATTTCGTCGTCGTCGATCAGCTCGTCGTACGATCCGTACGCTCTCGGGATTCCGAGCGCCGCCGCGGCCGAGCGCGCCTTCGCCGCGTCTCGAGACGCGACGGCAACGACTCGCGAGTGTCTGGTGCCCTGAATGGCCGGGATCACCTTGGTCATCGCGATGTTCGCCGCGCCGAGGATTCCCCATCGAACGGGAGCGGCCCCGGTGGGCGAAGCGGTTGCGGACATGCGTGGTTTCTCCAAGGTGTCGTTGGAGAAAAACGAGAAGGTTGTTTTCTCGTACTGCGGTCGGCGCTTACTAACGCTTGGAGTCGGCTAGCTGATGTACCGATTCCGCCAGCATGCGAACCTTGGCCGCATCCGACGCCGACTTCGTATCGCCGTCGAGCGCGGATGCCAGCCGCGTGAGCGCGGTGTGCTGAGCGGCGCCCTTCATTGATTCCGCTTTGGCGAGCGCGTCGCGCGCGGCGGTGA contains the following coding sequences:
- a CDS encoding Gfo/Idh/MocA family oxidoreductase, encoding MSATASPTGAAPVRWGILGAANIAMTKVIPAIQGTRHSRVVAVASRDAAKARSAAAALGIPRAYGSYDELIDDDEIDAIYNPLPNHLHVAWSIRAADAGKHVLCEKPIAMSADEACALRAARDRTGVVIAEAFMVRGHPQWLEAKRLVESGTIGELRLVSGHFSYFRRDPADVRSRVEYGGGALLDIGCYPITMSRWLFGAEPVEVVGQIERDPDMKVDRLASALLRFPNGQATFACAGQLVPYQKMLVYGTTGRIEVEIPFNAPADRRCRVFVDDGSQLGGLAARPIDFDAVDQYALQADRFVDAIRGASEPLVSIDDAIANMAVIDALFRSAETRTWETPAKL